From Topomyia yanbarensis strain Yona2022 chromosome 1, ASM3024719v1, whole genome shotgun sequence, one genomic window encodes:
- the LOC131677047 gene encoding ornithine decarboxylase 1-like — protein sequence MDVLSVLKCRLEIVDDSVSSKELVDRIVALGPREEPLHLVELDTVVKRHYDWLRHLPRVRPFYAIKSNDDASIVETTLLLGCGYDCASKAECERVLGFGVDRERIIFAQPAKTIESLVYAREKGLRTVFDSEYELWKIHQYYPEAEVLIRYRFDSRKAKINLGVKFGCEPDKEACRLLDLAKKLGINVVGWCFNVGSGCSDPEIFYEAIEAGRRITDYATSIGYSFSMIDLGGGFPGDKDVNFQIYAVHINRALEEFFPDGQGWTVIAEPGRYYCAAALTSVIPVHGKRVFRSADSSARIEKVFYYFNDGIYGTFYSAKYRNQPVKPIIWKKRNDCGPMHKTFLFGPTCDGNDVFAADISLPELNVSDYVVFESQGAYSRVHSCRFNGFCLPKSIVFVRKSVWNLLDSVSSEDNLDRTILGSKYLQRNNKIEKLVFE from the exons ATGGATGTGCTTAGCGTTCTCAAGTGCCGTTTAGAAATTGTGGATGATTCAGTTTCCTCCAAGGAACTGGTAGATCGAATCGTAGCGCTGGGACCACGGGAAGAACCATTGCATTTGGTTGAGTTGGATACGGTTGTGAAACGGCATTACGACTGGCTGCGACATCTGCCGAGGGTACGTCCCTTCTATGCCATCAAGAGCAACGACGATGCTTCGATTGTTGAAACTACGCTTCTACTAGGCTGTGGGTATGACTGTGCATCGAAGGCTGAATGTGAACGGGTTCTAGGGTTTGGAGTGGACCGCGAACGAATTATTTTCGCTCAACCAGCTAAAACTATTGAATCGTTGGTATACGCCAGGGAAAAGGGATTACGGACTGTGTTTGACAGCGAATATGAGCTATGGAAAATTCACCAATACTATCCTGAGGCGGA GGTACTCATACGTTATCGTTTCGATTCGCGGAAGGCCAAGATAAACTTGGGTGTGAAGTTTGGTTGCGAGCCAGACAAAGAAGCTTGCCGCCTTCTGGATTTGGCCAAAAAACTTGGAATCAATGTGGTCGGttggtgttttaatgttgggtCAGGTTGCTCAGACCCGGAAATCTTCTACGAAGCCATCGAGGCAGGCCGAAGGATCACCGATTACGCCACATCAATAGGATATTCTTTCAGCATGATCGATCTAGGTGGGGGATTTCCTGGGGATAAAGATGTAAATTTCCAGATTTACGCCGTCCATATCAATCGAGCGTTGGAGGAGTTCTTCCCGGATGGTCAAGGATGGACAGTTATAGCGGAGCCCGGTCGGTATTACTGCGCAGCGGCTCTAACTTCGGTGATACCAGTGCACGGAAAAAGAGTTTTCCGGAGTGCGGACAGTTCCGCTCGTATCGAGAAAGTGTTTTACTACTTCAACGACGGAATTTACGGAACGTTCTACAGTGCCAAATATCGCAACCAACCGGTTAAGCCGATAATTTGGAAGAAACGTAACGATTGTGGACCCATGCATAAGACTTTCTTGTTTGGGCCAACGTGTGATGGAAACGATGTTTTTGCAGCGGACATTTCATTGCCCGAGCTGAATGTATCGGATTATGTTGTGTTTGAATCTCAGGGAGCATACTCGAGGGTGCACTCGTGTAGATTCAACGGTTTCTGTTTGCCGAAATCGATTGTTTTCGTAAGAAAGAGTGTTTG gAATCTACTAGATTCAGTTTCATCGGAAGACAATCTGGATCGTACCATACTGGGATCGAAATATTTgcaaagaaataataaaattgaaaaattggtaTTTGAATGA